The proteins below are encoded in one region of Streptomyces cyanogenus:
- a CDS encoding exonuclease SbcCD subunit D, with the protein MRFLHTSDWHLGRRFHGEDLIPAQRAFLDHLVDTARAENVDAVLVAGDIYDRAIPSLDAVRLFSRALHQLADLGVPIIMISGNHDSAHRLGVGSGLFARAGIHLRTDPDTCDVPVVLNDADGPVAVYGIPYLEPSMVRTQLEADAASHRAVLTAALDKIHADLTDRQPAGTRSVVLAHAFVTPGTGQSEESRVEESTSERDISVGGVAHVGADVFDGIDYIALGHLHGPQKITDRAHYSGSPLPYSFSEAGHTKSFTLVDLTPGTAPAVTRLPCPTPHRLERIQGHLEDLLNDPAHEPLKDAWLEVTLTDPALPFEAMARLRRRFPHTLSLKPPRRAFIPAQATDTPTYTQRLQGRSELDIACDFIADLRGSAPTPDEHALLQQAVDAARVNELQKETV; encoded by the coding sequence ATGCGGTTTCTGCACACTTCGGACTGGCACCTGGGCCGCCGGTTCCACGGAGAAGACCTGATCCCCGCCCAGCGCGCCTTCCTCGATCACTTGGTCGACACTGCCCGCGCCGAGAATGTCGACGCCGTCCTCGTAGCCGGTGATATCTACGACCGTGCCATCCCCAGCCTGGATGCCGTGCGCCTGTTCAGCCGCGCCCTGCACCAGCTCGCCGACCTCGGCGTGCCGATCATCATGATCAGCGGAAACCACGACTCCGCCCACCGCCTCGGCGTCGGATCCGGCCTCTTCGCCCGCGCCGGGATCCACCTGCGCACCGACCCGGACACCTGCGACGTCCCCGTCGTCCTCAACGACGCCGACGGCCCGGTCGCCGTGTACGGCATCCCCTACCTCGAACCGTCGATGGTCCGCACCCAGCTCGAGGCAGACGCCGCCTCCCACCGTGCGGTGCTGACCGCAGCCCTGGACAAGATCCACGCCGATCTCACCGACCGCCAGCCGGCAGGGACCCGCTCGGTGGTCCTCGCGCACGCCTTCGTCACCCCCGGCACCGGCCAGAGCGAGGAATCCCGGGTGGAGGAGTCGACCAGCGAACGCGACATCAGCGTCGGCGGTGTCGCCCACGTCGGCGCGGACGTCTTCGACGGCATCGACTACATCGCCCTCGGCCACCTCCACGGCCCCCAGAAGATCACCGACCGTGCCCACTACAGCGGCTCCCCCCTGCCCTACTCCTTCTCCGAGGCCGGCCACACCAAGTCCTTCACCCTGGTCGACCTCACCCCCGGCACGGCCCCCGCCGTCACCCGCCTGCCCTGCCCGACCCCCCACCGCCTGGAACGCATCCAAGGCCACCTCGAAGACCTCCTGAACGACCCCGCCCACGAACCCCTCAAGGACGCCTGGCTCGAGGTCACCCTCACCGACCCGGCCCTGCCCTTCGAAGCCATGGCCCGGCTGCGCCGCCGCTTCCCCCACACCCTTAGCCTTAAGCCCCCCCGGCGCGCCTTCATCCCCGCCCAGGCCACCGACACCCCCACCTACACTCAACGCCTCCAAGGCCGCAGCGAACTCGACATCGCCTGCGACTTCATCGCCGATCTGCGCGGCAGTGCACCCACGCCCGACGAACATGCCCTGCTCCAGCAGGCCGTCGACGCCGCCCGCGTGAACGAACTGCAGAAGGAAACCGTCTGA
- a CDS encoding restriction endonuclease, which translates to MGAFPASRRLVAERLTEMVGYRAGLAIMESDILASLQRHGYPHLYPPREAGTVRMRSEAYEIMSRCVADSFVQPGAVRAMRSLADRVRDRLQDGELAWQVLGFIDTVLTLGTEQERASLEALEERGRQLLRFMQMDTQPPAVRDRLRETARRWHGDALAAAIDVVFEVEDFRDASDPWKRWVRTVEWSDVVKLADLFTSDSVTASYGRFFDQRFVPFLVGNYEELAAIHWRKFEALVAEHFHRAGFRVELGPGRNDNGVDIRLWESGRATDGEAPPLVIVQCKRERRKISKVVVKALAADVAWEKARTGLLVATVDWSPGAREVVRTRNYPVEEVNREAVQAWLTAMHTNNAGLWLAS; encoded by the coding sequence ATGGGAGCCTTCCCCGCCAGCCGACGCCTCGTTGCCGAACGCCTGACCGAGATGGTCGGTTACCGGGCAGGACTGGCCATCATGGAATCCGACATCCTGGCCAGCCTCCAACGCCACGGCTACCCGCACTTGTATCCGCCGCGCGAGGCCGGGACAGTGCGGATGCGCAGTGAAGCCTACGAGATCATGAGCCGCTGTGTGGCGGACTCCTTCGTCCAGCCCGGTGCGGTACGCGCCATGAGATCCCTCGCCGACCGAGTACGCGACCGGCTGCAGGACGGAGAGCTGGCGTGGCAGGTGCTCGGTTTCATCGACACCGTGCTCACTTTGGGTACCGAGCAAGAGCGGGCGTCGCTCGAAGCCCTGGAGGAACGGGGTCGGCAGCTGCTGCGCTTCATGCAGATGGACACTCAGCCACCTGCTGTGCGCGACCGGTTACGGGAGACAGCCCGTCGCTGGCACGGAGATGCTCTTGCTGCAGCCATCGACGTCGTCTTCGAGGTGGAGGACTTCCGGGATGCTTCCGACCCGTGGAAGAGGTGGGTGCGTACCGTCGAATGGAGCGATGTCGTGAAGCTGGCCGACCTGTTCACTTCGGACTCCGTGACAGCCTCCTACGGCCGGTTCTTCGACCAGCGGTTCGTTCCTTTCCTGGTCGGCAACTACGAAGAACTCGCCGCCATCCACTGGAGGAAGTTCGAGGCCCTGGTGGCCGAGCACTTCCACCGGGCAGGCTTCCGCGTCGAGCTCGGCCCGGGACGCAACGACAACGGCGTCGACATCAGGCTATGGGAATCCGGCCGTGCCACCGATGGCGAAGCTCCACCCCTGGTGATCGTGCAGTGCAAGCGTGAGCGCCGCAAGATCAGCAAGGTGGTGGTCAAGGCTCTCGCCGCCGATGTCGCCTGGGAGAAAGCCCGTACCGGACTCTTGGTGGCCACCGTCGACTGGTCACCCGGCGCTCGTGAGGTGGTCCGCACGCGCAACTACCCCGTCGAAGAGGTCAATCGTGAAGCGGTACAGGCGTGGCTGACCGCCATGCACACGAACAACGCCGGCCTGTGGCTGGCCAGCTGA
- a CDS encoding RNaseH domain-containing protein: MPAPITRACLDVLAYRCTPTLLDGATVHLRQFPTSVTSLWTLLDRQYKDIVKREEAQAPHSVLTGALRCLTGGYVFFDPKQGLLATRRPLDDDTLRDAFTLLHGLILGHHPDDIDLNRPTPLAERVAETTQQERLLADYLITPDGSHTPLSPTPGRQPDAANWVYNTAAWDLAHRLAQHTWRVDDQDIILRPDSSGGLIAWQQPWSNKAGTAHALARVRLALKTLPNVADPILVVSSQATRISRTMAYARTVLAEQAETDLPIVEVEMAGRGRVRRIHRMSLQTLARLGMDHSVLHNIQQRVEAEHSADTREEDQPETEAETAGLGPIRPIQGKTFSFPVGRGVGMHHLRELDRHIGQVLAPTGLNIVQDSRARGFKQLPQAELSVQPGDIIRSLDAMHYQHLRLVCLWYRDEMRQRMIHGLASIFDLDPQTLDPAEGIPVPLDGGRISAVFHCVPEFLVHGPAAGQEAAVAHIPSLKKEPSTLVGVWAETEFDAAAEEADAMSPADGAGTAAGPGPDEDAKHQARRTLARLGFVSQFTAERKEAKRKKLNGKQTDHQVVLSLLDLCRSLGIIDRRIDQVMVDAIGPHAADQVAHCGIHVRRQSRQGKDRTAKICVTASVLKPPAHPGGAWTLHGWSYTHRRWEPYHQAQAAFHADAYPTGKMTDFDDDNRGLKTVARHIDQALADLYDYLDGAPYTVTVDGVATRRLWLGLHNRRQGQQPTRNSTWLPASTLQARERPLAVVRINKDMDEVPRPVRVSHRSVDGTVARTNKVTNLLYQVTPDFGSPTWLLATVPPQFDGAGAGRLGEAITRWTASHGSSDPDNRRKNEVRPNWYSMTATEIYPIITASPAGTGENLDTAPIEPQSLALTAARLCHQPLAWANRTRYPVPLHAAQQMDLDHPQYRRSALADDQNAEAIGDTSPAEDGTPAGDQS, from the coding sequence ATGCCTGCACCCATCACCCGTGCCTGCCTGGACGTGCTCGCCTACCGCTGCACCCCCACGCTGCTGGACGGGGCCACCGTCCACCTGCGCCAGTTCCCCACCAGCGTCACCTCCCTGTGGACCCTGCTGGACCGCCAGTACAAGGACATCGTCAAACGGGAGGAGGCCCAGGCCCCGCACTCCGTGCTCACCGGCGCCCTGCGCTGCTTAACCGGCGGTTACGTCTTCTTCGACCCCAAACAGGGGCTGCTGGCAACCCGCCGCCCGCTCGACGACGACACCCTGCGCGACGCGTTCACCCTCCTGCACGGCCTCATCCTGGGCCACCACCCCGACGACATCGACCTCAACCGGCCCACCCCACTGGCCGAACGCGTCGCCGAGACCACGCAGCAGGAGCGGCTGCTGGCCGACTACCTCATCACCCCGGACGGCTCGCACACGCCGCTCTCCCCCACCCCTGGTCGGCAACCGGACGCGGCCAACTGGGTCTACAACACTGCGGCCTGGGACCTGGCCCACCGCCTCGCCCAGCACACCTGGAGGGTGGACGATCAGGACATCATTCTGAGGCCGGACAGCAGCGGCGGCCTGATCGCCTGGCAGCAGCCCTGGTCCAACAAGGCCGGCACCGCACACGCGCTGGCCCGGGTGCGGCTGGCCCTGAAAACCCTGCCCAATGTCGCCGACCCGATCCTCGTGGTCTCCTCCCAGGCCACCCGCATCAGCCGCACCATGGCCTACGCACGCACCGTGCTGGCCGAACAGGCCGAGACCGACCTGCCGATCGTCGAGGTCGAAATGGCCGGACGCGGCCGCGTCCGCCGCATCCACCGCATGTCCCTGCAGACCCTGGCCCGCCTCGGCATGGACCACTCCGTCCTGCACAACATCCAGCAGCGTGTCGAGGCCGAACACAGCGCCGATACCCGGGAAGAGGACCAGCCCGAGACCGAGGCCGAGACGGCGGGGCTCGGCCCCATCCGCCCTATCCAGGGCAAGACCTTCTCCTTTCCCGTGGGCCGCGGCGTCGGCATGCACCACCTGCGCGAGCTCGACCGCCACATCGGGCAGGTCCTCGCCCCCACCGGCCTGAACATCGTCCAGGACTCCCGCGCCCGCGGCTTCAAGCAGCTGCCCCAGGCCGAACTGTCCGTGCAGCCGGGCGACATCATCCGCTCTTTGGACGCCATGCATTACCAGCACCTGCGCCTGGTGTGCCTGTGGTACCGGGACGAGATGCGTCAGCGCATGATCCACGGCCTCGCCAGCATCTTCGACCTCGACCCGCAGACACTCGATCCCGCCGAGGGCATCCCCGTGCCCCTGGACGGCGGCCGCATCAGCGCGGTCTTCCACTGTGTCCCCGAGTTCCTCGTCCATGGCCCCGCGGCTGGGCAGGAGGCCGCCGTCGCGCACATTCCCTCGCTCAAGAAGGAGCCATCCACCCTCGTCGGTGTCTGGGCGGAGACCGAATTCGACGCCGCAGCGGAGGAAGCAGACGCCATGTCTCCGGCCGATGGTGCGGGCACGGCGGCCGGTCCCGGCCCGGACGAGGACGCCAAGCACCAGGCCCGGCGCACCCTGGCGCGGCTCGGATTCGTCTCCCAGTTCACCGCTGAGCGCAAGGAAGCCAAGCGCAAGAAGCTCAACGGGAAACAGACCGACCATCAGGTGGTCCTGTCACTGCTGGACCTGTGCCGGAGCCTGGGCATCATCGACCGCCGCATCGACCAGGTCATGGTCGATGCCATCGGCCCCCACGCGGCCGATCAGGTCGCGCACTGCGGCATCCACGTGCGCCGCCAGAGCCGCCAGGGCAAGGACCGCACCGCCAAGATCTGCGTGACCGCCAGCGTCCTGAAGCCTCCCGCCCACCCTGGCGGGGCCTGGACCCTGCACGGCTGGAGCTACACCCACCGCCGCTGGGAGCCCTACCACCAGGCGCAGGCCGCCTTCCACGCGGACGCCTACCCCACCGGCAAGATGACCGACTTCGATGACGACAACCGCGGCCTCAAGACAGTGGCCCGGCACATCGACCAGGCTCTGGCCGACCTCTACGACTATCTCGACGGCGCCCCCTACACCGTCACCGTCGACGGCGTGGCCACCCGCCGCCTGTGGCTGGGCCTGCACAATCGCCGCCAGGGCCAGCAACCCACACGCAACAGCACCTGGCTGCCCGCCAGCACCCTCCAAGCCCGCGAACGCCCGCTGGCCGTGGTACGCATCAACAAGGACATGGACGAGGTGCCGCGCCCCGTCCGGGTCAGCCACCGCAGTGTTGACGGCACCGTGGCCCGCACCAACAAGGTCACCAACCTGCTCTACCAGGTCACACCCGACTTCGGCTCCCCCACCTGGCTGCTGGCCACCGTCCCGCCCCAGTTCGACGGCGCCGGAGCCGGCCGCCTCGGCGAAGCCATCACCCGCTGGACCGCCAGCCACGGCTCCAGCGACCCCGACAACCGGCGCAAGAACGAAGTCCGCCCCAACTGGTACAGCATGACCGCCACCGAGATCTACCCCATCATCACCGCCAGCCCTGCGGGCACCGGCGAGAACCTGGATACGGCCCCGATCGAGCCCCAGTCCCTGGCGCTGACCGCGGCCCGTCTGTGCCACCAGCCCCTGGCTTGGGCCAACCGCACCCGCTACCCCGTCCCCTTGCACGCCGCCCAGCAGATGGACCTCGATCACCCCCAATACCGCCGCAGCGCATTGGCCGACGATCAGAACGCCGAGGCCATCGGCGACACCAGCCCGGCCGAGGACGGCACTCCAGCCGGCGACCAATCCTGA
- a CDS encoding DEAD/DEAH box helicase has protein sequence MAPDIELRPHQKEAVAAAAATLRNHTRASVIAACGTGKTLIAARTTARITPRGRVLVLLPTLDLLSQTIRSWRAAGRKGTTVAVCSARQALDHEPLGADTPLTTDPGELTTQATPPRTGPVTAYATYASLSAVLAAHHDHHLPPWDLVVVDEAHRTAGRLGKAWAAVHHDDQLPAARRLYLTATPRLWDPDDAQDGDVEAVASMDDESLFGPVAYRLTLSDAIDLGLLADYQILVPVVTDEDLRDWLATGPGAGVDGLRLAGRQVAALRAIHDHRLRRILTFHHRVADARAFATTLHETAATLPASLRPEGLWADWISGHHTPQVRRRLLLEFASHTDPHTPAVLSNARVLGEGIDVPAIDAVVFADPKNSPVDTVQAVGRALRQKPGAGKKATLVVPVYLTPGEDPDDLLGADAYTPLWRTIQALRAHDDRLEARLADPRTHRPTMPGEDPDAWLHFDRPTQAEEVALALSLRVLAPKSAEWRRGLTAARCYHRTHHHLDVPQTYEDTTGYPLGRWLTWQRHLHTTGVLDPARAQALERLGIIWDPRQQAFERGLAHATAYASHNGHLAVPVDCLHDDFPLGRWLATQRTRAHDLTAQRAAALTALDPWWNPPWPLTWQRAYHTARRQTEQNATASPAGEWLAAQHRRADDLHPEQRRLLRNLGLNLPDTPASHAKKPPLSARERAFQHALAAARAFREREGHLNVPQRHIEQIDGEQVRLGQWLSNLRRRRSGLSPQRRAALHELGL, from the coding sequence ATGGCTCCCGACATTGAGCTACGGCCCCACCAAAAGGAAGCCGTTGCCGCCGCTGCCGCCACGCTCCGCAACCACACCCGCGCGAGCGTGATCGCCGCCTGCGGCACGGGCAAAACCCTGATCGCCGCTCGCACTACCGCCCGTATCACCCCTCGCGGCCGAGTCCTGGTACTCCTGCCCACACTGGACCTGCTGTCCCAGACGATCCGCTCCTGGCGCGCAGCCGGGCGCAAAGGCACCACCGTCGCCGTGTGCTCCGCGCGCCAGGCCCTCGACCACGAACCGCTCGGCGCCGACACCCCCCTCACCACCGACCCCGGCGAGCTCACCACCCAGGCCACCCCTCCGCGCACCGGCCCGGTCACCGCGTACGCGACCTACGCCTCCCTGTCCGCAGTCCTCGCCGCCCACCACGACCACCATCTGCCCCCCTGGGACCTCGTAGTCGTCGACGAAGCCCACCGAACCGCCGGCCGTCTCGGCAAGGCCTGGGCAGCCGTCCACCACGACGACCAGCTCCCCGCCGCCCGCCGCCTCTACCTGACCGCCACCCCCCGCCTTTGGGATCCCGACGACGCCCAGGACGGCGACGTCGAGGCGGTGGCCTCCATGGACGACGAGAGCCTGTTCGGCCCGGTCGCCTACCGGCTGACCCTCTCCGACGCCATCGACCTCGGCCTGCTGGCCGACTACCAGATCCTCGTCCCCGTCGTCACTGACGAAGACCTGCGTGACTGGCTTGCCACCGGCCCCGGAGCCGGCGTCGACGGCCTGCGCTTGGCCGGCCGCCAGGTCGCAGCCCTGCGCGCCATTCACGACCACCGGCTGCGCCGCATCCTCACCTTCCACCACCGCGTCGCCGACGCCCGCGCCTTCGCCACCACCCTGCACGAGACAGCAGCCACCCTCCCCGCCTCCTTGCGCCCCGAGGGATTGTGGGCGGACTGGATCAGCGGCCACCACACCCCCCAGGTCCGCCGCCGCCTCCTGCTCGAGTTCGCCTCCCATACCGACCCCCACACCCCGGCCGTCCTGTCCAACGCCCGTGTCCTGGGAGAGGGCATCGACGTGCCCGCCATCGACGCCGTCGTCTTCGCCGACCCCAAGAACAGCCCCGTCGACACCGTCCAGGCCGTCGGCCGCGCCCTGCGCCAAAAGCCCGGCGCCGGCAAGAAGGCCACCCTCGTCGTCCCCGTCTACCTAACCCCCGGTGAAGACCCCGACGATCTCCTCGGCGCTGACGCCTACACCCCCCTGTGGCGCACCATTCAGGCCCTGCGGGCCCACGACGACCGCCTCGAGGCGCGCCTCGCCGACCCCCGCACCCACCGTCCCACCATGCCCGGCGAGGACCCCGATGCCTGGCTGCACTTCGACCGTCCCACCCAGGCCGAAGAAGTCGCCCTCGCCCTCTCGCTTCGGGTCCTGGCTCCCAAGAGCGCTGAATGGCGCCGCGGCCTGACAGCCGCCCGCTGCTACCACCGCACCCACCACCACCTCGACGTCCCCCAGACCTACGAGGACACCACCGGCTACCCCCTGGGCCGCTGGCTCACCTGGCAGCGCCACCTGCACACCACCGGCGTCCTCGATCCGGCTCGCGCCCAGGCCCTCGAACGCCTCGGCATCATCTGGGACCCCCGCCAGCAGGCCTTCGAGCGGGGACTGGCTCACGCCACCGCCTACGCCTCCCACAACGGCCACCTCGCCGTTCCGGTCGACTGCCTCCACGACGACTTCCCCCTCGGCCGCTGGCTGGCCACCCAGCGCACCCGCGCCCACGACCTCACCGCCCAGCGCGCCGCCGCCCTCACCGCCCTGGACCCGTGGTGGAATCCGCCCTGGCCGCTCACCTGGCAGCGTGCCTACCACACGGCCCGCCGGCAGACAGAACAGAACGCAACTGCCTCACCGGCGGGGGAGTGGCTCGCGGCCCAGCACCGGCGTGCCGACGACCTCCACCCCGAGCAGCGCCGCCTCCTGAGAAACCTGGGACTCAACCTGCCGGACACACCCGCCTCCCACGCCAAGAAACCTCCGCTGTCGGCACGAGAGCGCGCCTTTCAGCATGCACTGGCCGCCGCACGTGCCTTCCGCGAACGAGAGGGCCATCTCAACGTCCCCCAGCGGCACATCGAGCAGATCGACGGCGAACAGGTACGGCTGGGGCAGTGGCTGAGCAACCTGCGCCGCCGCCGCTCCGGCCTGAGCCCGCAGCGGCGAGCAGCACTGCACGAGCTCGGCCTGTGA
- a CDS encoding restriction endonuclease codes for MTRRPPAKRRTTSRRRGQQDTQAAILAAVAAIVITVLVVNWLLAHWWLLLIAAVPAVLGGTWWWQQRTQHAEQERTRAQALRYQLAQLDALSHRQFEHAVRDLMHRDGCSDAIQVGGRGDLGADVKATDPLGRRWVIQCKHRRNGAQGTPVGTPELQVLNGTGRPVHKGDVVVMVTNGRITQPGRVFARQQRLHLVDRHVLASWAADSRPLWELLPALPPPRRPSQLS; via the coding sequence ATGACCCGGCGACCACCGGCCAAGCGGCGGACCACCAGCCGCCGACGCGGCCAGCAGGATACGCAAGCCGCCATCCTGGCCGCCGTGGCAGCAATCGTGATCACCGTGTTGGTGGTCAACTGGCTCCTCGCACACTGGTGGCTGCTGCTTATCGCGGCCGTCCCGGCGGTCCTGGGCGGCACCTGGTGGTGGCAGCAGCGGACTCAGCACGCGGAGCAGGAACGGACCCGGGCGCAGGCCCTGCGCTATCAACTGGCGCAGCTGGATGCACTGTCCCATCGCCAGTTCGAGCACGCAGTCCGTGACCTGATGCACCGGGACGGCTGCAGCGATGCCATCCAGGTCGGCGGACGAGGCGACCTCGGCGCGGATGTGAAGGCCACCGACCCGCTCGGGCGGCGCTGGGTGATCCAGTGCAAACACCGCCGCAACGGCGCCCAGGGCACGCCGGTGGGCACCCCAGAACTGCAGGTGCTCAACGGGACAGGCCGCCCGGTCCACAAGGGCGATGTCGTGGTGATGGTGACCAACGGAAGGATCACCCAGCCCGGCCGCGTCTTCGCCCGGCAGCAGCGGCTGCACCTCGTCGACCGCCACGTACTGGCGTCGTGGGCCGCGGACTCGAGACCGCTGTGGGAACTGCTGCCTGCCCTGCCGCCGCCTCGCAGGCCGTCGCAGCTCTCCTGA
- a CDS encoding AAA family ATPase, translating to MRLHHLTLQAFGPFAGTHTVDFDALSADGLFLLHGDTGAGKSTLFTAICFALYGEPPVDRDLMLRSHHAPADLLTQVTLDVTISGHRLLIDRIPQQMRPKKNSTGETLQKAETRLSRWTTDSSGKGHWEASSKSHQETGKEIKDLLGMSRTQFCQVVLLPQNEFTKFLYADAGKRRELLGKLFHTDRYAFIERWLSDHSRTTQKNRDAARDEVLHLAARIHQAAGPDLKSQYDAPTPDAAHDLTDPALTWANDLIQASQADALTAQANAESAKKNQLAQQKLEAAARDLHRQQTTYATAREQLDRLDKQTPHQEALGRRREQARRAQQLAPLLHALSTARADHTRAQSRESDARTQLLPEHAALQAADLATAGQRIRADIAVLNTLLPEETGLHQLTAELKRIDAERQDFALQQRTARDWLEEETAQRAALEIRREAAREAEEESRRQQTQLESLSGRVAAAERRDAHRVQITTTEQRLTAAEEETEKAAQAHIGIRRRRTEGMAAELATGLTDGAPCPVCGSCSHPNPAQAPDGHPTREDEQAAEKTHQRLKQQCDKIAAELHKLREDAAAATGEAGDTPLDSLKADHETLTKQLADSLKRAADRRSAEEELLALDREHTAMTEQDSTATAGLSDRNANYDNLSQRHAELTAKLDAARGTAPTLAARIDDLTRSADHLEQAAEASRTAANATQTLHTRTSEATDAATSQGFGTLTEAEQAQLSEQALTDLEEEINKWRAARASHQAVLDDPVLQEAAAQPAADVETAAARRAAADEQHAQAVTASSTAQTRTTDLTDLTTALAEVVERLKALEQAHSTARHLADLATGTASGTRVRMQLEAYVLAARLEQVVTAANTRLHLMSEGRYTLRHSDHQAAHGARSGLGLEITDAWTGHPRKTDTLSGGESFFASLSLALGLADVVTHEAGGNPLDTLFIDEGFGTLDDDTLHNVLDVLDSLRAHDRTVGVISHIPELRRRITQRLHVRKGPTGSTLAHLTEAAE from the coding sequence ATGCGCCTGCACCACCTCACCCTGCAGGCCTTCGGGCCCTTCGCCGGCACCCACACCGTCGACTTCGACGCCCTGTCCGCCGACGGCCTGTTCCTCCTGCACGGCGACACCGGCGCCGGGAAAAGCACCCTGTTCACCGCCATCTGCTTCGCCCTGTACGGCGAACCCCCGGTCGACCGCGACCTGATGCTGCGCAGCCACCACGCCCCAGCCGACCTGCTCACCCAGGTCACCCTCGACGTCACCATCTCCGGCCACCGGCTGCTCATCGACCGCATCCCCCAGCAGATGCGCCCCAAGAAGAACAGCACGGGCGAAACCCTGCAGAAGGCCGAGACCCGGCTCAGCCGGTGGACCACCGACTCTTCGGGGAAGGGCCACTGGGAGGCCTCCAGCAAGTCCCACCAGGAGACAGGCAAGGAGATCAAGGACCTGCTCGGCATGAGCCGGACCCAGTTCTGCCAAGTCGTTCTCCTGCCACAGAACGAGTTCACCAAGTTCCTCTACGCCGACGCAGGCAAGCGCCGCGAACTCCTCGGCAAGCTCTTCCACACCGACCGGTACGCCTTTATCGAACGCTGGCTGAGCGACCACAGCCGCACCACCCAGAAGAACCGCGACGCCGCCCGCGACGAGGTGCTGCACCTGGCCGCCCGCATCCACCAGGCCGCCGGCCCTGACCTGAAATCCCAGTACGACGCTCCCACCCCCGACGCCGCACACGATTTGACCGACCCTGCCCTGACCTGGGCCAACGACCTCATCCAGGCCAGCCAGGCCGACGCCCTCACCGCCCAGGCCAACGCCGAGAGCGCAAAGAAGAACCAGCTCGCCCAGCAGAAGCTGGAAGCCGCCGCCCGCGACCTGCACAGGCAGCAGACCACCTACGCCACCGCCCGTGAACAACTGGACCGGCTGGACAAGCAGACCCCGCACCAAGAAGCCCTCGGCCGGCGCCGGGAACAAGCTCGCCGGGCCCAGCAGCTGGCACCACTGCTGCACGCTCTCAGCACCGCCCGCGCCGATCACACCCGCGCCCAGAGCCGTGAAAGCGACGCCCGCACCCAGCTCCTCCCCGAGCATGCCGCACTGCAGGCCGCCGACCTCGCCACAGCCGGACAGCGCATCCGCGCCGACATCGCCGTGCTGAACACCCTCCTTCCTGAGGAAACCGGACTTCACCAGCTCACCGCCGAACTGAAGCGGATCGACGCCGAGCGGCAGGACTTCGCCCTCCAGCAGCGCACCGCACGCGACTGGCTCGAAGAGGAGACCGCCCAGCGAGCCGCCCTCGAGATCCGCCGGGAAGCGGCCCGCGAGGCCGAGGAAGAAAGCCGGCGCCAGCAGACCCAGCTGGAGAGCCTGAGCGGCCGCGTGGCGGCCGCCGAACGCCGCGACGCCCACCGCGTACAGATCACCACCACCGAGCAGCGCCTGACCGCCGCTGAGGAGGAGACCGAGAAAGCCGCCCAGGCCCACATCGGCATCCGCCGCCGACGCACCGAAGGAATGGCCGCCGAACTCGCCACTGGCCTCACCGACGGTGCACCGTGCCCGGTATGCGGCTCCTGCTCCCACCCCAATCCCGCGCAGGCACCTGACGGGCATCCCACGCGCGAGGACGAACAAGCCGCCGAGAAGACCCACCAGCGCCTGAAGCAGCAGTGCGACAAGATCGCGGCCGAGCTGCACAAGCTGCGCGAGGACGCCGCCGCTGCCACGGGCGAAGCCGGCGACACCCCGCTGGACAGCCTCAAAGCCGACCACGAGACACTCACCAAGCAGCTGGCCGACTCCCTCAAGCGAGCCGCCGACCGCAGGAGTGCCGAGGAGGAACTCCTCGCGCTCGACCGCGAACACACGGCTATGACCGAGCAGGACAGCACCGCAACCGCAGGCCTGTCCGACCGCAACGCCAACTACGACAACCTGTCCCAGCGGCACGCAGAACTCACCGCGAAACTCGACGCCGCCCGCGGCACCGCGCCTACCCTCGCGGCCCGCATCGACGACCTCACCCGCTCCGCCGATCACCTCGAGCAGGCAGCCGAGGCGTCCCGCACCGCAGCCAACGCCACCCAGACCCTGCACACGCGCACCAGCGAAGCCACCGACGCTGCGACATCACAGGGGTTCGGCACGCTCACCGAAGCCGAACAGGCCCAGCTCAGCGAGCAGGCCCTGACCGACCTCGAGGAAGAGATCAACAAGTGGCGCGCGGCCCGTGCCTCCCACCAAGCCGTCCTCGACGATCCCGTCCTGCAGGAAGCAGCCGCCCAACCGGCTGCCGACGTCGAAACGGCGGCAGCCCGGCGCGCCGCAGCAGACGAGCAGCACGCCCAAGCGGTCACTGCCTCCAGCACCGCACAGACCCGCACCACTGACCTCACCGACCTCACCACCGCTTTGGCCGAAGTCGTCGAGCGCCTCAAGGCACTCGAGCAGGCCCACAGCACCGCCCGCCACCTCGCCGACCTCGCCACCGGCACCGCATCCGGCACCCGGGTCCGCATGCAACTGGAGGCCTACGTCCTGGCCGCCCGCCTCGAACAGGTCGTCACCGCGGCCAACACCCGCCTGCACCTGATGTCCGAAGGCCGCTACACCCTGCGCCACTCCGACCACCAAGCCGCCCACGGCGCCCGCTCCGGCCTCGGCCTGGAAATCACCGACGCCTGGACCGGCCACCCCCGCAAGACCGACACCCTCTCCGGCGGCGAATCCTTCTTCGCCTCCCTCTCCCTCGCCCTCGGCCTGGCCGACGTCGTCACCCACGAAGCCGGCGGCAACCCCCTGGACACCCTCTTCATCGACGAAGGCTTCGGCACCCTCGACGACGACACCCTCCACAACGTCCTCGACGTCCTGGACTCCCTACGCGCCCACGACCGCACCGTCGGCGTCATCAGCCACATCCCCGAACTACGCCGCCGCATCACCCAGCGCCTCCACGTCCGAAAAGGCCCCACCGGCTCCACCCTCGCCCACCTGACCGAAGCAGCCGAATAA